The window AATTTGTAGCTCTTCTGAAACAATCACTTCAATATATAAACGAACGAACTACATCGATACGTAATTACTCGTTTCGTAATTGTATATATACCTTGAATTGAACAGTATATCGGCTCGAGAATTAATGAACCATACAAGAATGAACGAAACCCCAGCCACTACGCTACCTACAATCATACTAAACCGCTCTGTGTTCGCTGATGGTTTCAAGAACATTCTTACACTCAATGTTTGCCATATTGATTCTGTCCACGTAGAGTAAACTCCCGATTTCATGTCATATCCTGTTCGAAATAATGAAGAAATAGCaactttattttctgttttaatgaTTGCTTGTTATGACTAGAATATATGCAGAGAACGTACCGTCGATGACAAACGCTGGACTCATAGCTGTGCTATAACTTACAGAAGAATTAATACACAAGCCTGTAGAATTGTAATCGTCCACCCAGATAAGATGGTTTTCATAACATGTTGCTTCGTTCATGTCTGGAAATTCTTCACCAGTCAGAAAGGAAAGAAGTTGACTAGTCATCGTTGTGGCAGTATTAGGTACCCTGTATACACCAACGTATAATGGCAGAACTTGATTGATCAACTTCGTGCCTGGAGGTGAAGCAGCACGGAAGAGCTTGCACTTGGCACTTTCCAAATAGCAAATTAGCATTTCAGACACATGATATTCGATGTCAGATCGTATGGATTCGTTCGCGGGCGGAGGCGCTTTACCAGTCACGTTTTCGTAGAGAACTTCTGCAACGTGAATGGCTACTTTTGCTAAAGCAGCTGTTAGCTCAGCACTTGTATCGTTTCTGAAAAGtacatattctattaagtattggaaGCTATCAGTGAATTAGTTAATGTAAGGTTGTGCATATAGTACCTGTTTAAACCAAGGCTCTCTGCATCGTCTAAAATTCCATTGTAGTACttattttcaaacttttccCCATGATTACTAATAACGACAGCTGTCAAATTTGGTCTTTCTTCTAAGAAACTTTGTATTGATACAGGTGGCACACTATCCTCCAAACGTTTTGCTGGTAATACCTTCTCCAGTTTATTTATCATTTGATTGTTTTTTCCATTATTAGAATGAAGATACAGATTTCCTTTATTCAGCTGACCAAATTCGATTATACACTTAATGTCATCGAGCTTTAAGTTTACACCACCTAATGCATTGAAATTACCTTCTTTCAAGTCATAAACTAATCTACTAGATCCTATGTAGTCAAACGCTTCGCCGTTTAATAGAGAAAAGACGACATTTGTCTCTGAGAAAAAGAAAACAGTATACAGTAGTTAAATGAtcataaaaaatacatattttacaTTGCGTTAAGTATGTTATACTCACCATCCACGGTAACATTTTTTGATAAAGTTCTCAAGTAATAGACAGTGGCAAGAAATGTTACTAGTCCTGTGACTACGTTACCCGCTCCTGGCGACAGTCCATCAAATAGAGAAGTGGCATCTAATCTAGCTGTTACTAATATAATCGAATTTTTATCACTGTTTATAGGAGCCAAAGGCCAATGTATGTTTCTATCTCCTAAAGGATCGCAAAATGGTGTTGGACGAAAGTTCAATGTAAATTCACTGCGTTTCAtgcaagattcagaattgattgcAGCAAACATAAATGATCTCATTTCTAGTGCACACAATGATCTGAACTGCTGATTTTCTGGATTGTGTGCATTATGCTTCCAGTAGCAAGattttacagcttccaataatGTTTGATTCTGCAATTAAAGacaatgaatttaaaatttttataacaTCTAAAAGGCGGTAAAAAGAATCCGAATATGAGAACTTAATCCTGACCTCTGTATAGAACATT is drawn from Calliopsis andreniformis isolate RMS-2024a chromosome 1, iyCalAndr_principal, whole genome shotgun sequence and contains these coding sequences:
- the Nct gene encoding nicastrin isoform X1, with protein sequence MTRCLFIGYLLIFVVTNLVVAVRVKDMIYMSFEGVAACFRRHNGTHQFGCSSSRSGSVGVIHLIEDDNDIKWIEHNATAGPYTAVLPFSMFTRETLLRLRDTNNINGILLAKNISDERPDIYSPEDTCPNRYSGYKRCNNKSPWNPFGSSLLMEDWPFPMFYTENQTLLEAVKSCYWKHNAHNPENQQFRSLCALEMRSFMFAAINSESCMKRSEFTLNFRPTPFCDPLGDRNIHWPLAPINSDKNSIILVTARLDATSLFDGLSPGAGNVVTGLVTFLATVYYLRTLSKNVTVDETNVVFSLLNGEAFDYIGSSRLVYDLKEGNFNALGGVNLKLDDIKCIIEFGQLNKGNLYLHSNNGKNNQMINKLEKVLPAKRLEDSVPPVSIQSFLEERPNLTAVVISNHGEKFENKYYNGILDDAESLGLNRNDTSAELTAALAKVAIHVAEVLYENVTGKAPPPANESIRSDIEYHVSEMLICYLESAKCKLFRAASPPGTKLINQVLPLYVGVYRVPNTATTMTSQLLSFLTGEEFPDMNEATCYENHLIWVDDYNSTGLCINSSVSYSTAMSPAFVIDGYDMKSGVYSTWTESIWQTLSVRMFLKPSANTERFSMIVGSVVAGVSFILVWFINSRADILFNSRYIYNYETSNYVSM
- the Nct gene encoding nicastrin isoform X3 — its product is MTRCLFIGYLLIFVVTNLVVAVRVKDMIYMSFEGVAACFRRHNGTHQFGCSSSRSGSVGVIHLIEDDNDIKWIEHNATAGPYTAVLPFSMFTRETLLRLRDTNNINGILLAKNISDERPDIYSPEDTCPNRYSGYKRCNNKSPWNPFGSSLLMEDWPFPMFYTENQTLLEAVKSCYWKHNAHNPENQQFRSLCALEMRSFMFAAINSESCMKRSEFTLNFRPTPFCDPLGDRNIHWPLAPINSDKNSIILVTARLDATSLFDGLSPGAGNVVTGLVTFLATVYYLRTLSKNVTVDETNVVFSLLNGEAFDYIGSSRLVYDLKEGNFNALGGVNLKLDDIKCIIEFGQLNKGNLYLHSNNGKNNQMINKLEKVLPAKRLEDSVPPVSIQSFLEERPNLTAVVISNHGEKFENKYYNGILDDAESLGLNRNDTSAELTAALAKVAIHVAEVLYENVTGKAPPPANESIRSDIEYHVSEMLICYLESAKCKLFRAASPPGTKLINQVLPLYVGVYRVPNTATTMTSQLLSFLTGEEFPDMNEATCYENHLIWVDDYNSTGLCINSSVSYSTAMSPAFVIDGYDMKSGVYSTWTESIWQTLSVRMFLKPSANTERFSMIVGSVVAGVSFILVWFINSRADILFNSRATNC
- the Nct gene encoding nicastrin isoform X2, translating into MTRCLFIGYLLIFVVTNLVVAVRVKDMIYMSFEGVAACFRRHNGTHQFGCSSSRSGSVGVIHLIEDDNDIKWIEHNATAGPYTAVLPFSMFTRETLLRLRDTNNINGILLAKNISDERPDIYSPEDTCPNRYSGYKRCNNKSPWNPFGSSLLMEDWPFPMFYTENQTLLEAVKSCYWKHNAHNPENQQFRSLCALEMRSFMFAAINSESCMKRSEFTLNFRPTPFCDPLGDRNIHWPLAPINSDKNSIILVTARLDATSLFDGLSPGAGNVVTGLVTFLATVYYLRTLSKNVTVDETNVVFSLLNGEAFDYIGSSRLVYDLKEGNFNALGGVNLKLDDIKCIIEFGQLNKGNLYLHSNNGKNNQMINKLEKVLPAKRLEDSVPPVSIQSFLEERPNLTAVVISNHGEKFENKYYNGILDDAESLGLNRNDTSAELTAALAKVAIHVAEVLYENVTGKAPPPANESIRSDIEYHVSEMLICYLESAKCKLFRAASPPGTKLINQVLPLYVGVYRVPNTATTMTSQLLSFLTGEEFPDMNEATCYENHLIWVDDYNSTGLCINSSVSYSTAMSPAFVIDGYDMKSGVYSTWTESIWQTLSVRMFLKPSANTERFSMIVGSVVAGVSFILVWFINSRADILFNSRRATNC